One stretch of Natronobacterium gregoryi SP2 DNA includes these proteins:
- the dph5 gene encoding diphthine synthase yields MLTFVGLGLYDERSITVEGQQALRNADRVYAEFYTSKLIGTTVEDLEVHHGIEIEVRDRTGVEQEPDEILEAAKEETVAFLTAGDTMISTTHVDLRLRAHERGIETRVIHGVTAQTATSSLTGLQNYRFGKATTLPFPYAHGADGLPTSVTETIDANREDGLHTVVYLDIKVDHDRTEEDEYMTADLGAKLLAEEYPDLVGVVVARAGSPDPLVEADTMTELADRDFGDPLHLLVVPGECHLLEADALVELAGADRDALDVV; encoded by the coding sequence ATGCTCACCTTCGTCGGTCTCGGGCTCTACGACGAGCGATCGATCACCGTCGAGGGCCAGCAGGCCCTCCGAAACGCCGACCGCGTCTACGCCGAGTTCTACACTAGCAAGCTAATCGGCACGACGGTCGAAGACCTCGAGGTCCACCACGGAATCGAGATCGAAGTCCGCGACCGCACGGGCGTCGAACAGGAACCCGACGAGATACTCGAGGCGGCCAAAGAGGAGACGGTTGCTTTCCTCACGGCTGGGGACACCATGATCTCGACGACCCACGTCGATCTGCGTCTGCGGGCCCACGAACGCGGCATCGAGACCCGCGTGATCCACGGAGTCACCGCTCAGACGGCGACGAGTTCGCTGACCGGCCTGCAGAACTACCGTTTTGGCAAGGCCACGACTCTTCCCTTCCCCTACGCCCACGGTGCCGACGGCCTTCCCACGAGCGTGACCGAGACGATCGACGCGAATCGCGAGGACGGCCTGCACACTGTCGTCTACCTCGACATCAAAGTGGACCACGACCGAACCGAAGAGGACGAGTACATGACTGCCGACCTCGGTGCGAAACTGCTCGCCGAGGAGTATCCAGACCTCGTCGGCGTCGTCGTCGCCCGTGCGGGCAGCCCCGACCCGCTGGTGGAGGCCGACACGATGACCGAACTCGCCGACCGCGACTTCGGCGATCCGCTACACCTGCTCGTCGTCCCCGGTGAGTGTCACCTCCTCGAGGCCGACGCGCTCGTCGAACTCGCGGGTGCGGATCGGGACGCGCTCGATGTCGTCTGA
- a CDS encoding S8 family serine peptidase produces the protein MSRPSTGSPSVWRPVGTVLVLVLLVVLASSGAVAVGTADGGSSASALVSPESAHPTEEPRSAIDPALENATGEVRVVVQFEDLESDTIPASEDAIEHRQSHANESQESLERYADETAGVTFERGFWITNAAVVTVDSDSADVRELARVDAVTGVHADNAVVASSGAADGATAAASDESGVEYADGLETINVPQAWEEFDTRGEGATVVVLDSGVDADHPDLEVDGWKDFSDAAAADPIDYDGHGTHVSGIVAGGDESGTQIGVAPEAELVHGAIVTDCENECRGRESTVLEGVEWAIEQDADVVSMSFGWKGYRPSMIRAVENANDAGAVVVAGSGNEGEGTSISPGNVYDAVAVGASTGSDSIVDFSSGEEIATDDAWDRHAPDDWPASYVVPDVVAPGVGVKGPVPGGDYASRSGTSKATPHVAGTVALMQSATEDDLTPDEIQRALRETAWKPDDEPDDPDTRYGHGIIDTREAIDAVGDHSSVEGTVTDAVTDEPLAEATVEIVAEDGTVAEIETDEDGTFDRFGLEGDEEYTVVVAKEGYETTAETAFVPADERVTIDVVAAGDGELEVTVRDAHFDAGIEDASAALNGSRGVYPGNHLENGTYVVSDVPTDEYYTLETNADGYGDETRRIAVEDDAATRTVAMTGDATLAVTVESEEADDPIENASVVLERGDGESYETANLTDETGQLTITLPGTGESYTVEATAPEFVTTAVESDPVESEATEAVTVVLSEPLLPVPGFGPAVAVVALLAFALLATRIDRRA, from the coding sequence ATGTCTCGCCCGTCGACTGGTTCGCCGAGCGTGTGGCGACCGGTGGGGACGGTACTGGTTCTCGTACTCCTCGTGGTGCTCGCCTCGAGCGGTGCGGTAGCAGTCGGAACGGCGGACGGCGGGTCGTCCGCGTCGGCTCTGGTTTCGCCGGAGTCGGCTCATCCGACCGAGGAACCGAGGTCGGCGATCGATCCCGCACTCGAGAACGCCACCGGCGAAGTTCGCGTCGTCGTCCAGTTCGAGGACCTCGAGTCCGACACGATCCCCGCCAGCGAGGACGCGATCGAGCATCGACAGAGCCACGCGAACGAGAGCCAGGAGTCCCTCGAGCGCTACGCAGACGAGACGGCAGGGGTCACGTTCGAGCGTGGGTTCTGGATCACAAACGCCGCAGTCGTGACGGTGGACAGCGACAGTGCGGACGTCAGGGAACTGGCGAGGGTCGACGCCGTGACTGGCGTGCACGCCGACAACGCAGTCGTCGCCTCGAGTGGGGCGGCCGACGGTGCGACGGCGGCGGCGAGCGACGAGTCCGGCGTCGAGTACGCCGACGGCCTCGAGACGATCAACGTTCCGCAGGCGTGGGAGGAGTTCGACACGCGGGGCGAGGGTGCGACCGTCGTCGTCCTCGACTCGGGCGTCGACGCGGATCACCCGGACCTCGAGGTCGACGGCTGGAAGGACTTCTCGGACGCGGCCGCCGCCGATCCGATCGACTACGACGGCCACGGCACCCACGTCTCGGGGATCGTCGCGGGTGGCGACGAGAGCGGAACCCAGATCGGGGTGGCTCCCGAGGCCGAACTCGTCCACGGGGCGATCGTCACCGACTGCGAGAACGAGTGTCGTGGCCGGGAGTCGACCGTCCTCGAGGGGGTCGAGTGGGCGATCGAGCAAGACGCCGACGTCGTGAGTATGAGTTTCGGCTGGAAGGGGTACCGCCCGAGCATGATTCGGGCGGTCGAAAACGCCAACGACGCGGGTGCGGTCGTCGTCGCCGGCAGCGGAAACGAGGGAGAGGGGACGTCGATTTCGCCGGGGAACGTCTACGACGCTGTCGCCGTCGGTGCGAGTACCGGTTCCGACTCGATCGTCGACTTCTCCTCGGGCGAGGAGATCGCTACCGACGACGCGTGGGACCGACACGCGCCCGACGATTGGCCCGCCTCGTACGTCGTTCCCGACGTCGTCGCGCCAGGTGTCGGCGTGAAAGGGCCGGTCCCCGGCGGCGACTACGCTTCTCGGAGTGGGACGAGCAAAGCTACGCCACACGTCGCGGGAACGGTCGCACTGATGCAATCCGCGACCGAGGACGACCTGACTCCCGACGAAATCCAGCGCGCGCTCCGGGAGACCGCCTGGAAACCAGACGACGAACCCGACGACCCCGACACCCGGTACGGTCACGGGATCATCGACACGCGCGAAGCCATCGATGCGGTCGGCGATCACTCGAGCGTCGAGGGGACCGTTACGGACGCCGTGACGGACGAACCGCTCGCGGAGGCGACCGTCGAGATCGTCGCCGAGGATGGAACGGTTGCCGAGATCGAGACCGACGAGGACGGAACGTTCGACCGCTTCGGACTCGAGGGCGACGAGGAGTACACCGTCGTCGTGGCGAAGGAAGGATACGAGACGACCGCAGAGACGGCGTTCGTCCCTGCCGACGAACGAGTCACGATCGACGTCGTCGCGGCCGGTGACGGCGAACTCGAGGTCACGGTCAGGGATGCTCACTTCGACGCTGGCATCGAGGACGCGTCGGCCGCTCTGAACGGCAGTCGCGGCGTTTACCCCGGAAATCACCTCGAAAACGGGACGTACGTCGTATCCGACGTACCGACGGACGAGTACTACACCCTCGAGACGAACGCGGACGGCTACGGCGACGAAACGCGACGGATAGCAGTCGAGGACGACGCAGCGACGAGGACGGTTGCGATGACAGGCGACGCAACGCTCGCGGTCACAGTCGAGAGCGAGGAAGCAGATGATCCGATCGAGAACGCCTCGGTCGTACTCGAGCGCGGCGACGGGGAATCCTATGAAACGGCCAACTTGACGGACGAAACCGGACAGCTAACGATAACGCTTCCTGGGACGGGCGAGTCCTACACGGTCGAAGCCACGGCACCGGAGTTCGTGACGACCGCCGTCGAGAGCGATCCGGTGGAGAGCGAGGCGACGGAGGCGGTGACGGTCGTTCTCTCCGAGCCGTTGCTGCCAGTTCCCGGCTTCGGGCCGGCGGTTGCGGTCGTGGCGCTGCTGGCGTTCGCGCTGCTGGCGACGCGAATCGACCGTCGAGCGTGA
- a CDS encoding HalOD1 output domain-containing protein, producing MHPALTTVLARIAAREDRERTALPPLYEAVDPEAVASLLESSTPVVVQFEYDGYSVVIGPSPHEVTVIDEER from the coding sequence ATGCACCCCGCACTCACGACAGTACTCGCACGTATCGCGGCCCGTGAGGACCGCGAACGGACGGCGTTGCCACCGCTGTACGAGGCCGTCGATCCCGAGGCGGTTGCCTCGTTGCTCGAGTCTTCGACGCCCGTCGTCGTTCAGTTCGAGTACGACGGCTACTCGGTCGTGATCGGACCTAGCCCTCACGAGGTGACAGTGATCGACGAGGAGCGGTAA
- a CDS encoding isocitrate/isopropylmalate dehydrogenase family protein, whose product MTHEIAVIPGDGIGQEVTPAAVEVLEALEIEFEFREGEAGDAVKEETGEALPQETYDLAASADATLFGAAGETAADVILPLREAVDSFVNVRPAKAYPGVDAVRPETDLVFLRENTEGVYSGHEDRLTDDVATLTRVVTESASRQLAEFACEYVADNDYDGFTTVHKANVMRATDGLFRDTVAEVADENDIETDEVLMDAFATHVCLEPDQFDVVVCPNLAGDVLSDLAAGLVGGLGLLPSANVGPDRALFEPVHGTAPDIAGKSVANPAATILSAAMLVEYLGYDEEGAAIREAVETTLEEGPRTSDLGGDASTGGVTEAIVDRL is encoded by the coding sequence ATGACTCACGAGATCGCCGTCATTCCCGGCGACGGCATCGGACAGGAGGTCACGCCCGCAGCGGTCGAAGTGCTCGAGGCGCTCGAGATCGAGTTCGAATTCCGCGAGGGTGAGGCGGGCGACGCGGTGAAAGAGGAAACTGGCGAGGCGCTGCCCCAGGAGACCTACGACCTCGCGGCGTCGGCCGACGCGACGCTGTTCGGTGCCGCCGGCGAGACGGCCGCCGACGTGATCCTCCCGCTTCGAGAGGCCGTCGACTCGTTCGTCAACGTTCGACCGGCGAAAGCGTATCCCGGGGTCGACGCCGTTCGGCCCGAGACGGACCTGGTCTTCCTGCGCGAGAACACCGAGGGCGTCTACTCGGGCCACGAGGACCGCCTGACCGACGACGTCGCGACGCTGACTCGCGTCGTCACGGAGTCGGCCTCTCGGCAACTCGCGGAGTTCGCCTGCGAGTACGTCGCAGACAACGACTACGACGGCTTCACGACCGTCCACAAAGCCAACGTCATGCGGGCGACGGACGGCCTCTTCCGGGACACGGTCGCGGAAGTCGCCGACGAGAACGACATCGAGACCGACGAGGTACTGATGGACGCGTTCGCGACGCACGTCTGTCTCGAGCCCGACCAGTTCGACGTGGTCGTTTGTCCGAACCTCGCGGGCGACGTGCTCTCGGATCTCGCAGCGGGGCTCGTGGGAGGACTCGGACTCTTGCCCTCCGCCAACGTCGGCCCCGACCGCGCACTGTTCGAACCCGTCCACGGAACTGCTCCCGACATCGCCGGCAAGAGTGTCGCCAACCCGGCAGCGACGATTCTCTCGGCGGCCATGCTCGTCGAGTACCTCGGCTACGACGAGGAGGGTGCTGCCATCCGCGAGGCCGTCGAGACGACACTCGAGGAGGGGCCGCGCACGTCCGACCTCGGCGGCGACGCGTCGACCGGCGGCGTCACCGAAGCGATCGTCGACCGCCTGTAG
- the leuD gene encoding 3-isopropylmalate dehydratase small subunit, translating to MADTDEVEIPEVDYVSGSGIPIRGNDIDTDQIIPARFMKVVTFDGLGEFAFFDLRFTEDDELKDHPMNEERFQDSSVMVVNNNFGCGSSREHAPQALMRWGIDAIVGESFAEIFAGNCLALGIPTVTADAETIEELQDWVDEHPDGELEIDIEAETVTYGGETIDVTVDDAQRKALVEGVWDTTALMKSNAGEVAKLAGDLPYVEDAAIPESE from the coding sequence ATGGCCGACACAGACGAAGTCGAGATCCCCGAAGTCGACTACGTCTCCGGATCGGGTATCCCGATCCGCGGGAACGACATCGACACCGACCAGATCATCCCCGCGCGGTTCATGAAGGTCGTCACCTTCGACGGCCTGGGCGAGTTCGCGTTCTTCGATCTGCGGTTTACCGAGGACGACGAACTCAAGGACCACCCGATGAACGAGGAGCGGTTCCAGGATTCGTCGGTCATGGTCGTCAACAACAACTTCGGCTGTGGCTCCTCGCGCGAGCACGCCCCGCAGGCGCTGATGCGCTGGGGGATCGACGCGATCGTCGGGGAGAGCTTTGCCGAGATCTTCGCGGGCAACTGCCTCGCGCTCGGCATCCCGACCGTGACGGCCGACGCCGAGACGATCGAGGAACTGCAGGACTGGGTCGACGAGCATCCCGACGGCGAACTCGAGATCGATATCGAGGCCGAAACGGTCACGTACGGTGGTGAAACGATCGACGTCACCGTCGACGACGCCCAGCGCAAGGCGCTCGTCGAGGGCGTCTGGGACACGACGGCGCTGATGAAGTCCAACGCCGGCGAAGTCGCGAAGTTGGCCGGGGATCTGCCGTACGTCGAGGACGCGGCGATTCCCGAATCGGAGTAG
- the leuC gene encoding 3-isopropylmalate dehydratase large subunit has protein sequence MSEGTLYDKVWDRHRVTTLPTGQDQLFVGLHLIHEVTSPQAFGMLRERDLEVAYPDLTHATVDHIVPTADQSRPYEEDAAEEMMAELEENVREAGIEFSDPDSGDQGIVHVIGPEQGLTQPGKTIVCGDSHTSTHGAFGALAFGIGTSQIRDVLATGTVAMEKQKVRKIQVDGELGEGVEAKDVVLEIIRRLGTEGGVGYVYEYAGEAIENLGMEGRMSICNMSIEGGARAGYVNPDETTYEWLKETDYFQENPEKFDELEPYWESIRSDEDAEYDDVVHIDANELEPVVTWGTTPGQGIGIMDPIPAPADLPADKQDTARRAQEHMRVEPGETMDGYEVDVAFLGSCTNARLPDLRRAARIVEGREVHDDVRAMVVPGSQRVQEAAEEEGLKDVFEEAGFEWRNAGCSMCLGMNEDQLEGDEACASSSNRNFVGRQGSKDGRTVLMNPRMVAAAALEGEVTDVRDLPEVEVTA, from the coding sequence ATGAGCGAGGGAACGCTGTACGACAAGGTGTGGGACCGCCACAGGGTGACGACGCTGCCGACCGGCCAGGACCAGCTGTTCGTCGGCCTCCACCTCATCCACGAGGTGACCAGTCCCCAGGCCTTCGGCATGCTCCGGGAACGGGACCTCGAGGTCGCCTACCCCGACCTCACCCACGCGACGGTCGACCACATCGTCCCGACGGCCGATCAGTCCCGACCATACGAGGAAGACGCCGCCGAGGAGATGATGGCCGAACTCGAGGAGAACGTCCGCGAAGCGGGAATCGAGTTCTCGGACCCCGACAGCGGCGACCAGGGGATCGTCCACGTCATCGGCCCGGAGCAGGGGCTGACCCAGCCCGGAAAGACCATCGTCTGTGGTGACTCACACACCAGCACGCACGGTGCTTTCGGCGCGCTCGCCTTCGGCATCGGCACCAGCCAGATCCGCGACGTGCTCGCGACGGGCACCGTCGCCATGGAGAAGCAAAAGGTCCGAAAGATCCAGGTCGACGGCGAACTCGGCGAGGGCGTCGAGGCGAAAGACGTCGTCCTCGAGATCATCCGCCGTCTCGGTACGGAGGGTGGCGTCGGCTACGTCTACGAGTACGCCGGCGAGGCCATCGAGAACCTGGGCATGGAGGGCCGGATGTCGATCTGTAACATGTCCATCGAGGGCGGTGCCCGCGCGGGCTACGTCAACCCCGACGAGACCACCTACGAGTGGCTGAAGGAGACGGACTACTTCCAGGAGAACCCGGAGAAGTTCGACGAACTCGAGCCCTACTGGGAGTCGATCCGGTCGGACGAGGACGCGGAATACGACGACGTCGTCCACATCGACGCGAACGAACTCGAGCCGGTCGTCACCTGGGGTACCACTCCCGGCCAGGGAATCGGCATCATGGACCCGATTCCGGCACCGGCGGACCTGCCCGCGGACAAGCAGGACACGGCCCGACGCGCCCAGGAGCACATGCGCGTCGAGCCCGGCGAGACGATGGACGGGTACGAGGTTGACGTCGCCTTCCTCGGCTCCTGTACGAACGCCCGGCTGCCCGACCTTCGGCGGGCTGCCCGGATCGTCGAGGGGCGCGAGGTCCACGACGACGTCCGCGCGATGGTGGTTCCCGGCAGTCAGCGCGTCCAGGAGGCCGCCGAGGAGGAAGGGCTGAAGGACGTCTTCGAGGAGGCCGGCTTCGAGTGGCGCAACGCCGGCTGTTCGATGTGTCTCGGCATGAACGAGGACCAGCTCGAGGGCGACGAGGCCTGCGCATCGTCGTCGAACCGGAACTTCGTCGGGCGCCAGGGATCGAAGGACGGCCGCACAGTCCTGATGAACCCGCGGATGGTCGCCGCGGCGGCGCTCGAGGGTGAAGTGACCGACGTTCGCGACCTGCCGGAAGTGGAGGTGACCGCCTAA